One part of the Polycyclovorans algicola TG408 genome encodes these proteins:
- a CDS encoding PilZ domain-containing protein, whose protein sequence is MNQSPRNGPTQPGILTLSIKDKASLSAAYMPFVKNGGLFVPTTKEYRLGDEVFMLLTLMEDPERIPVAGKVVWVTPRGAQNKRPQGIGVQFSGSDNGATQRKVEGLLAGALGHDRASHTL, encoded by the coding sequence ATGAACCAGTCGCCGCGCAACGGTCCCACCCAACCCGGCATCCTGACGCTTAGCATCAAGGACAAAGCCTCGCTGTCGGCGGCGTACATGCCGTTCGTCAAGAACGGGGGGTTGTTCGTGCCCACGACCAAGGAATACCGACTGGGCGACGAGGTGTTCATGCTGCTCACGCTGATGGAAGACCCTGAGCGCATTCCGGTCGCCGGCAAGGTGGTCTGGGTGACGCCGCGTGGCGCCCAGAACAAGCGGCCGCAGGGCATCGGCGTGCAGTTCAGCGGGTCTGACAACGGTGCCACGCAGCGCAAGGTCGAAGGTCTGCTGGCCGGCGCGCTGGGACACGACCGCGCGTCGCATACCCTGTAG
- a CDS encoding 3-oxoacyl-ACP reductase, with the protein MTDRYFEFTHSPFGKSISNLLGLPQPPKLERAESPWAVAPLDGQSVLLAAAPGSTAVAALLKSLSAMGASIRIAPDHGGLAVIKSAAQKAKIALASEPAADSGESASPCIVFDATGCEQPEDLRALYDLFHAHIARLSARGRVLVIGRIADAQTDVGARTCAAALRGFVKSLAKEVGKKGSTVNHIELESGAEAQLDAALRFLLTPHAAYVTGQTLTVSVGTGKTPTLPGSLHGKVAVVTGAARGIGASIAETLVREGAQVVGIDHPSQEGALGETLSRLGGHGMALDVTAADAGERIATEVAEKFGGIDIIVHNAGVTRDKMIRNMPPHFWDLVLDINLGSILRINERLLKSGLNEGARVVCISSIGGIAGNPGQTNYAATKAGIIGYVAGLAPTLAEQGGAINAIAPGYIETQMTAQMPVAPREVGRRLSSLSQGGLPQDIAEAVVFFASPAAAGINGSTLRVCGQNFVGA; encoded by the coding sequence ATGACCGACCGCTATTTCGAGTTCACGCACTCGCCGTTTGGCAAGTCGATTTCCAATCTGCTGGGCTTGCCGCAGCCACCAAAGCTCGAACGGGCCGAAAGCCCCTGGGCGGTCGCGCCGCTTGACGGTCAATCGGTGCTGCTCGCGGCCGCCCCTGGGTCAACGGCAGTGGCCGCGCTCCTCAAGTCGCTGAGTGCGATGGGCGCCAGCATTCGCATCGCGCCGGACCACGGTGGTCTCGCGGTCATCAAGTCCGCTGCACAGAAAGCGAAGATTGCCCTGGCCAGCGAGCCCGCCGCCGACAGTGGCGAGTCAGCGAGCCCCTGCATCGTGTTCGATGCCACCGGGTGCGAACAACCCGAAGACCTGCGCGCGCTGTACGACCTGTTTCACGCTCATATTGCCCGCCTGTCGGCGCGCGGTAGGGTGCTGGTGATTGGTCGTATCGCTGATGCCCAGACCGACGTTGGCGCGCGGACCTGTGCGGCGGCGCTGCGCGGCTTCGTCAAGTCGCTGGCCAAGGAGGTCGGCAAGAAAGGTTCGACCGTCAATCACATCGAGCTTGAAAGCGGCGCCGAAGCGCAGTTGGATGCCGCCCTGCGGTTTCTGTTGACGCCGCATGCTGCCTACGTGACCGGGCAGACGCTGACCGTCAGTGTGGGCACTGGCAAGACACCGACGCTACCGGGCTCGCTGCACGGCAAGGTGGCTGTGGTGACCGGCGCAGCGCGCGGCATCGGCGCGTCCATCGCCGAGACCCTGGTGCGTGAAGGCGCGCAGGTCGTCGGCATCGATCACCCGTCGCAGGAAGGCGCGTTGGGCGAGACCCTGAGCCGTTTGGGTGGCCACGGCATGGCACTGGACGTGACGGCGGCTGACGCCGGCGAGCGCATCGCGACCGAGGTGGCCGAGAAGTTTGGCGGTATCGACATCATCGTCCACAACGCCGGCGTCACCCGCGACAAGATGATTCGCAACATGCCGCCGCATTTCTGGGACTTGGTGCTTGACATCAACCTCGGCTCGATTCTGCGTATCAATGAACGCCTGCTCAAAAGTGGCCTCAATGAAGGCGCGCGGGTGGTGTGCATTTCGTCGATTGGCGGCATCGCCGGCAACCCGGGGCAGACCAATTACGCGGCGACCAAGGCCGGCATCATTGGTTACGTGGCTGGCTTGGCACCGACCCTGGCTGAGCAGGGCGGCGCCATCAACGCCATCGCGCCGGGCTATATCGAAACGCAGATGACGGCGCAGATGCCGGTTGCCCCGCGTGAGGTCGGCCGACGACTCAGTTCGTTGTCCCAGGGCGGGCTGCCGCAGGACATCGCCGAAGCCGTGGTGTTCTTCGCCTCGCCGGCGGCGGCCGGGATCAACGGCAGCACGCTGCGTGTCTGTGGGCAGAATTTTGTCGGTGCCTGA
- a CDS encoding AarF/UbiB family protein, with translation MKAPRPPEPVKRASLLGSLGQFSLSTVRATRGFSPLIKLLGSEADATRSDLSAAVDSAFAGLYQHPLLQQSGRLTGYLRQRGMIPNEASTEELIRFLVDQAMARSPMPVPQALVDEFWHFFNELFASPELKGLGELGLDMVRLVLKTYEPMLVEIVNLLKAGRRFNQWQLDEVMRRVALIRSDLVIMRRQIKALRHIRPFFAADPADFAAQAKIVAQMVREFGPFFVKMAQVAAANADLLPDEIARELAVFHEDVPAMTEAEVNAAFLECYGEMPHKRYLDFDPARPVKSGSIGSVYFAKKPFIEDGLEVLRPVVIKVGRHNIDREFVIGKMVMGLAIMSSQYWAPHSRLAPFLRAMQEQVDEFVAGFVDELDFDAEAAHHQRFFERARHSQIWHVPEIYGHSRRIIEMEYLADAVSLPRALAKRSPREQRRFQRQIVQRLSFTVVRHMLRHQEMHGDLHPGNIMVGDDGRLHLIDWGNVVSLEGKWNAVWDYLAAAILADTGLLADALIRMSTAPDPGSARRQDIIAALDDTLRRKGITPLTRRNLLTELRRDGWAGLHRRGHAVLQLMSNTQQLGVVIRKDYLHLSRALFAAAGSVGALYEGAPKRRLLQDLLMGGAQFPLMLARESLAERLGRSRTRSPRPVPALMNGGAERLALGNR, from the coding sequence GTGAAAGCGCCGCGCCCGCCTGAGCCGGTCAAGCGCGCCAGCCTGCTGGGCAGCCTCGGCCAGTTTTCGCTCTCCACGGTGCGCGCCACTCGCGGCTTTTCGCCGCTGATCAAGCTGTTGGGCAGTGAGGCCGACGCCACCCGCAGCGACCTGTCGGCGGCCGTCGACAGCGCGTTTGCCGGGCTTTATCAGCACCCGTTGTTGCAGCAGAGTGGCCGGCTCACCGGTTATCTGCGCCAGCGCGGCATGATTCCCAACGAGGCGTCCACCGAAGAGCTGATCCGCTTCTTGGTCGACCAGGCGATGGCGCGCAGCCCCATGCCGGTGCCGCAGGCGCTGGTCGATGAGTTCTGGCATTTCTTCAACGAGCTGTTTGCCAGCCCCGAACTGAAAGGCCTGGGCGAACTCGGGCTCGACATGGTGCGGCTGGTGCTCAAGACCTATGAGCCGATGCTGGTCGAGATCGTCAACTTGCTCAAGGCCGGGCGGCGCTTTAACCAGTGGCAGCTCGATGAAGTGATGCGTCGCGTCGCATTGATTCGCAGTGACCTGGTGATCATGCGTCGTCAGATCAAGGCGCTGCGTCATATTCGGCCGTTCTTCGCCGCCGACCCGGCCGACTTTGCCGCACAGGCGAAAATCGTCGCGCAGATGGTCCGCGAGTTTGGCCCGTTCTTCGTCAAGATGGCGCAGGTCGCCGCCGCCAATGCCGACCTGCTGCCGGACGAGATCGCCCGCGAACTGGCGGTGTTTCACGAAGACGTCCCGGCCATGACCGAGGCCGAGGTTAACGCCGCATTCCTGGAGTGCTACGGCGAGATGCCGCATAAGCGCTACCTCGACTTTGACCCGGCGAGACCGGTCAAGTCGGGTTCGATCGGCAGCGTTTACTTCGCCAAGAAGCCGTTCATCGAAGACGGCCTTGAAGTGCTGCGCCCGGTGGTGATCAAGGTCGGACGCCATAACATCGACCGCGAATTCGTGATCGGCAAGATGGTCATGGGGCTGGCCATCATGTCGTCGCAGTATTGGGCGCCGCACTCGCGGCTGGCGCCGTTTCTGCGCGCCATGCAGGAGCAGGTTGACGAGTTCGTGGCCGGCTTCGTTGACGAACTCGACTTCGATGCCGAGGCCGCGCATCACCAGCGTTTCTTCGAGCGTGCCCGCCACTCGCAGATCTGGCACGTGCCCGAAATTTACGGTCACAGCCGCCGCATCATCGAGATGGAATACCTCGCCGATGCCGTCAGCCTGCCGCGGGCCCTGGCCAAGCGCTCGCCGCGTGAGCAGCGACGTTTTCAGCGACAGATCGTGCAGCGGCTCAGCTTCACCGTGGTGCGCCACATGCTGCGCCACCAGGAGATGCACGGTGACCTGCACCCCGGCAACATCATGGTCGGTGATGATGGCCGCCTGCACCTGATCGACTGGGGCAATGTCGTGTCGCTGGAGGGCAAGTGGAATGCGGTCTGGGACTATCTTGCGGCGGCCATTCTGGCCGATACCGGTTTGTTGGCCGACGCGTTGATTCGCATGAGCACGGCGCCTGATCCGGGTTCGGCGCGTCGCCAGGACATCATCGCCGCGCTCGACGACACGCTGCGCCGTAAGGGCATCACGCCGCTGACGCGTCGCAACCTGCTGACCGAACTGCGTCGCGACGGCTGGGCCGGTCTGCATCGCCGCGGCCATGCGGTCCTGCAACTGATGAGCAATACCCAGCAACTGGGCGTGGTGATTCGCAAGGACTACCTGCACCTGTCGCGGGCGCTGTTCGCCGCCGCCGGCAGCGTCGGCGCGCTTTACGAGGGCGCCCCCAAGCGGCGCCTGTTGCAGGACCTGCTGATGGGCGGCGCCCAATTTCCGCTGATGCTGGCGCGCGAGTCCTTGGCCGAGCGGCTTGGCCGCAGCCGCACACGGTCGCCGCGCCCGGTCCCGGCGCTAATGAACGGTGGTGCCGAGCGCCTGGCGCTGGGCAACCGATAA
- the mltG gene encoding endolytic transglycosylase MltG gives MRRLIMGLWAVFVLSLVGALALGLWARFELLTPDTVSEESRLEIAPGTSYQGALGQLIDAGRLSRREALWLRIEARLVGAPEVKAGEYRLAPEQSPYQLRDLLVGGDVLLHRIQIVEGWTTQQAVAAVRRDPAIVQELTEEDLALNRLMAALGLEGESAEGRFKPDTYAFPKGTTDRAFLRRAALAQTAELERWWSQRADDLPLDNPDELLILASIIEKETGLSEERFEVAGVFINRLRRGMRLQTDPTVAYGVAADFSGRLLRKHLDTDTPFNTYTRDGLPPTAICLPGSASLQAAVEPAVTDKLFFVARGDGSGGHVFSKTLAEHNAAVQRYREAIRAQRLPPPTPAAEPAVTPIPDDAPVAAPADLPADTPEADLE, from the coding sequence ATGCGTCGGTTGATCATGGGGCTGTGGGCGGTGTTCGTGTTGAGTCTGGTCGGCGCGCTGGCGCTGGGCCTGTGGGCGCGCTTCGAGCTGCTCACCCCCGACACCGTGAGTGAAGAATCCCGCCTCGAAATCGCCCCGGGCACGTCTTATCAGGGGGCCCTGGGGCAGCTCATCGACGCAGGTCGGCTGAGCCGCCGCGAAGCGCTCTGGCTGCGCATTGAGGCCCGCCTGGTCGGCGCCCCGGAGGTCAAGGCCGGCGAATACCGGCTGGCGCCGGAGCAGAGCCCGTACCAGCTCCGCGACCTGCTGGTCGGCGGCGACGTGCTGTTGCACCGCATTCAAATCGTCGAAGGCTGGACCACCCAACAGGCGGTGGCGGCGGTGCGTCGCGATCCGGCCATCGTCCAAGAGCTGACCGAAGAAGACTTGGCGCTGAACCGTCTGATGGCGGCGCTGGGCCTTGAGGGTGAATCGGCCGAAGGGCGTTTCAAGCCCGACACTTACGCGTTTCCCAAAGGCACCACCGACCGCGCGTTTCTGCGCCGTGCGGCGCTTGCGCAGACCGCCGAGCTTGAACGCTGGTGGTCACAGCGGGCCGATGACCTGCCGCTGGACAATCCCGACGAGCTGCTGATTCTCGCCTCAATCATCGAAAAGGAGACCGGTCTGTCGGAAGAGCGCTTTGAGGTTGCCGGGGTGTTCATCAACCGGCTGCGGCGCGGTATGCGGCTGCAGACCGACCCGACCGTGGCTTATGGCGTGGCCGCCGATTTTTCCGGTCGTCTGTTGCGCAAGCATCTCGACACCGACACCCCGTTCAACACCTACACCCGTGACGGGCTGCCGCCCACAGCCATCTGTCTGCCGGGCAGCGCCTCGTTGCAGGCGGCGGTCGAACCGGCCGTCACCGACAAGCTGTTTTTTGTCGCGCGCGGTGACGGCAGTGGCGGCCACGTGTTCTCGAAGACGCTGGCCGAGCACAATGCCGCCGTGCAGCGCTATCGCGAGGCAATACGCGCCCAGCGGCTGCCGCCGCCAACGCCGGCGGCCGAGCCCGCGGTCACGCCAATCCCTGACGATGCGCCGGTGGCGGCTCCTGCCGACCTGCCGGCCGACACACCCGAAGCAGACCTCGAATGA
- a CDS encoding DNA polymerase III subunit, whose amino-acid sequence MTDARAPFAFKPLPWHTPLVLRWREAAQHDVRPQATLLAGPPGSGKAWLAQVLVAETLCEQPVDGPCGQCSSCHKLAHGLHPDLIWLQREVDEKTGRRRRDIQVVQVRRLIERLHLSTHYARGRVAVIEPVEALNATSTNALLKTLEEPPAGTHLILISDRPQALLATLRSRCAIWRCPTPTPDEGRAWLRGQGIDPAPVPWALTAPLQVKQWADAEQLSVFARWDDNWRAVAAGRMAPLAAAAEVGKDDAASFVVWLTRWCHRGMTLAAEENQPARLRALDALLDEVMAAPAQLAGNVQPALLLESLAIGWWRATAALRRV is encoded by the coding sequence ATGACCGACGCGCGGGCCCCCTTCGCCTTCAAACCCCTGCCGTGGCACACGCCGCTGGTGTTGCGTTGGCGCGAGGCGGCGCAGCACGATGTTCGCCCCCAGGCGACCCTGCTCGCCGGCCCACCCGGCAGCGGCAAGGCCTGGCTGGCCCAGGTGCTGGTCGCCGAAACCCTGTGCGAGCAACCGGTCGACGGCCCCTGCGGCCAGTGCAGCAGTTGCCACAAGTTGGCGCATGGCCTGCACCCCGACCTGATCTGGCTGCAGCGGGAGGTCGACGAAAAAACTGGCCGGCGGCGACGTGATATTCAGGTTGTGCAGGTGCGGCGGCTGATCGAGCGTCTGCACCTGAGCACGCATTACGCGCGCGGCCGGGTCGCGGTCATCGAGCCGGTGGAAGCGCTCAACGCAACCTCGACCAACGCCCTGCTGAAGACGTTGGAAGAGCCGCCCGCCGGCACCCATCTGATTCTCATCAGTGATCGGCCGCAGGCGCTGCTGGCGACCCTGCGCTCGCGTTGTGCGATCTGGCGCTGCCCGACGCCGACGCCGGATGAGGGGCGGGCGTGGCTGCGCGGGCAGGGTATCGACCCGGCCCCGGTGCCGTGGGCGCTGACCGCGCCACTGCAGGTCAAGCAATGGGCCGATGCCGAGCAACTGAGCGTGTTCGCCCGCTGGGATGACAACTGGCGCGCCGTGGCTGCGGGCCGCATGGCCCCGCTGGCGGCAGCGGCTGAGGTGGGCAAGGACGACGCGGCATCGTTTGTCGTCTGGCTGACCCGCTGGTGTCATCGCGGCATGACCCTGGCCGCCGAAGAAAACCAGCCCGCGCGGCTGCGGGCACTCGACGCGTTACTCGACGAGGTCATGGCCGCACCGGCGCAGCTGGCGGGCAATGTGCAGCCGGCGTTGCTGCTCGAATCGCTGGCCATCGGCTGGTGGCGTGCCACCGCCGCGCTGCGCCGTGTGTAA
- a CDS encoding NAD(P)-dependent alcohol dehydrogenase, whose amino-acid sequence MTMTHAYAAPDATQPLAPWTLQRRAPQAHDVDIEILYCGVCHSDVHTARSEWGVTVYPCVPGHEIIGRVTAVGGAVTRFKAGQTVGVGCLVDACRQCGACDDGLEQYCERGFTGTYNGKDKHLGGVTFGGYSTRIVVDENFVLRVPDNLDPAAAAPLLCAGITLYSPLRHWKVVPGMSVGIVGLGGLGHMGVKLAHAMGAKVTLFTTTPAKGADAQRLGADEVVVSTDAAQMKAQAKRFDLIINTVAVAHDLNPYLAALKRDGTLVLIGVPEKPHPTPAASNLIFQRRSIGGSLIGGIAETQEMLNFCGEHGIVSDIELIKMQDINYAYDRMVRSDVRYRFVIDLASLKQA is encoded by the coding sequence ATGACGATGACGCACGCCTATGCCGCCCCTGACGCCACCCAACCGCTAGCGCCCTGGACCTTGCAGCGCCGCGCGCCCCAGGCGCACGACGTCGATATTGAAATTCTTTACTGCGGCGTTTGCCATTCCGATGTCCACACCGCGCGCAGCGAATGGGGCGTCACGGTGTATCCCTGCGTGCCGGGTCACGAAATTATCGGCCGCGTCACGGCGGTGGGTGGCGCAGTGACGCGCTTCAAGGCCGGGCAAACGGTTGGCGTCGGCTGTCTGGTCGATGCCTGCCGACAATGCGGCGCCTGCGATGACGGGCTGGAACAGTACTGCGAGCGCGGCTTTACCGGCACCTATAACGGCAAGGACAAACACCTTGGCGGGGTCACCTTTGGCGGCTATTCAACGCGCATCGTGGTCGATGAAAATTTCGTGCTGCGGGTGCCGGACAACCTCGATCCGGCGGCTGCCGCGCCGCTGCTGTGTGCCGGGATCACCCTCTATTCACCGCTGCGGCACTGGAAGGTGGTGCCCGGCATGTCGGTGGGCATCGTCGGGCTGGGGGGCCTCGGCCACATGGGCGTCAAGCTGGCCCATGCGATGGGTGCCAAGGTCACCCTGTTCACCACCACCCCGGCCAAGGGCGCCGATGCGCAGCGACTGGGCGCCGACGAAGTGGTGGTGTCCACCGACGCCGCGCAGATGAAGGCCCAGGCCAAGCGCTTTGACCTGATCATCAATACGGTGGCCGTGGCCCATGATTTGAATCCGTATCTCGCTGCGCTCAAGCGTGACGGCACGCTGGTGTTGATCGGCGTGCCAGAAAAGCCGCACCCGACGCCGGCTGCGAGCAATCTGATCTTTCAACGTCGCAGCATTGGCGGGTCATTGATCGGCGGCATTGCCGAAACCCAGGAGATGCTCAATTTCTGCGGCGAGCACGGCATCGTCTCGGACATCGAACTGATCAAGATGCAGGACATCAACTATGCTTATGACCGCATGGTGCGCAGCGATGTGCGCTATCGCTTCGTGATTGATCTGGCGTCGTTGAAGCAGGCTTAA
- the ribA gene encoding GTP cyclohydrolase II: protein MPETAAVRPMVPLRRLATSRLPTPHGLFHMAVFAADDDKEHVALWMGALEEGLPLVRIHSECLTGDAFMSLRCDCGPQLQSALAHIAAEGRGAVIYLRQEGRGIGLANKIRAYALQDSGADTVEANHQLGLPVDARDFSIAVAMLETLNVRRLRLMTNNPRKLDELQRAGFEVVERVPIQIVANPYNAAYLETKARKMGHLLDPDA from the coding sequence GTGCCTGAAACCGCCGCAGTTCGTCCCATGGTGCCGTTGCGGCGCCTGGCGACCTCGCGTCTGCCCACGCCGCACGGCCTGTTCCATATGGCGGTGTTTGCCGCCGATGATGACAAGGAGCACGTCGCGCTGTGGATGGGTGCACTCGAGGAAGGTCTGCCGCTGGTACGGATTCATTCCGAATGCCTGACCGGCGATGCCTTCATGTCGCTGCGCTGCGACTGTGGCCCCCAGTTGCAGTCGGCGCTGGCGCATATTGCCGCCGAAGGTCGCGGTGCGGTGATCTATTTGCGTCAAGAAGGACGCGGCATTGGTCTGGCCAACAAGATTCGCGCCTATGCCTTGCAGGACAGCGGCGCTGACACCGTCGAGGCCAATCACCAGCTGGGGCTGCCGGTCGATGCGCGTGATTTCAGCATTGCCGTGGCCATGCTGGAAACCCTGAACGTACGACGTCTGCGGCTGATGACCAACAACCCGCGCAAGCTCGACGAGTTGCAGCGTGCCGGTTTCGAGGTGGTCGAGCGGGTGCCGATTCAGATCGTCGCCAACCCCTACAACGCGGCTTATCTTGAAACCAAGGCGCGCAAGATGGGGCACCTGCTGGACCCGGACGCGTGA
- the tmk gene encoding dTMP kinase — protein MTTRGRLITLEGGEGAGKSTLASGLVAALAGQGRSVVQTREPGGSPLAEALRGLVLQSWDEGMTPQTEALIMSAARAAHWRAKIAPALAAGQWVICDRFIDSTAAYQGSAGVTPAQLTALAELAVDGHRPDLTLLVDLDPEVGLSRARQRGDGNRFEAAEMARHQRIRTAFLAAAAAEPQRFRVLDGMLSAEALLAAAIAAVVDAQQGGSA, from the coding sequence ATGACCACTCGCGGTCGGCTGATCACCCTCGAAGGCGGCGAAGGCGCGGGCAAGAGCACGCTCGCCAGCGGACTGGTCGCGGCGCTTGCCGGCCAGGGGCGCAGCGTGGTGCAAACCCGTGAACCCGGCGGCTCACCGCTGGCCGAAGCGCTGCGTGGCCTGGTGTTGCAGTCCTGGGACGAGGGTATGACCCCGCAGACCGAGGCGCTGATCATGTCGGCGGCGCGCGCCGCACATTGGCGGGCCAAGATTGCTCCGGCACTGGCGGCCGGGCAGTGGGTGATCTGTGATCGCTTCATCGACTCCACTGCGGCCTATCAGGGCAGTGCTGGCGTCACACCGGCCCAGTTGACTGCGCTGGCCGAGTTGGCCGTCGACGGGCATCGGCCGGACCTGACGCTGCTGGTCGATCTCGACCCCGAAGTCGGTCTGTCGCGTGCCCGCCAGCGCGGTGACGGCAACCGGTTTGAAGCCGCCGAAATGGCGCGCCATCAGCGCATTCGCACCGCGTTTCTGGCTGCCGCTGCGGCCGAGCCGCAACGCTTTCGGGTGCTCGACGGCATGTTGTCGGCCGAGGCGCTGTTGGCGGCGGCCATCGCCGCGGTGGTCGACGCGCAACAGGGCGGGTCCGCATGA
- a CDS encoding quinone-dependent dihydroorotate dehydrogenase, with protein MLYAAARSALFRLDAETAHELTLASFQHLPRLATLPFQQTPVDDPVDCLGLRFRNRVGLAAGLDKNGACLEAWARLGFGFVEVGTVTPRPQPGNPRPRMFRLPEHGALINRLGFNNDGVDALVRNVQRARYDGVLGINIGKNAVTAIDDAADDYCLCLEKVYPHADYVTVNISSPNTANLRSLQTEGPLAALLGRVTDARARLADRHGRRVPLLIKIAPDMDTESIKRVAETVQASGMDGLIATNTTLSRDAVKGARHAGEAGGLSGRPLSLMSCQALRQARAAVGPDFPIIGVGGIYDATGARERIAAGATLLQIYTGFIYEGPALVSSLAKAVAAPQHAASR; from the coding sequence ATGCTTTACGCCGCCGCCCGCAGTGCACTTTTCAGGCTGGATGCCGAGACGGCGCATGAGCTGACCCTTGCCAGCTTTCAGCACCTGCCGCGTTTGGCGACGCTGCCGTTTCAGCAAACCCCGGTCGATGACCCGGTGGACTGTCTCGGGCTGCGGTTTCGCAACCGGGTCGGTTTGGCCGCAGGGCTCGACAAGAACGGCGCCTGCCTGGAGGCCTGGGCGCGGCTCGGCTTCGGCTTTGTCGAGGTCGGCACGGTGACGCCGCGGCCGCAGCCCGGCAACCCGCGTCCTCGCATGTTTCGCTTGCCCGAGCATGGGGCGCTGATCAATCGTCTCGGCTTCAACAATGATGGCGTCGATGCGCTGGTGCGCAATGTTCAGCGTGCGCGCTATGACGGCGTTCTGGGCATCAACATCGGCAAAAACGCGGTCACCGCCATCGACGATGCGGCCGACGACTACTGTCTGTGCCTTGAGAAGGTTTACCCGCACGCCGACTACGTGACGGTGAACATTTCCAGCCCCAACACCGCCAACCTGCGGTCGCTGCAAACCGAAGGGCCGCTGGCAGCGTTGTTGGGCCGGGTAACCGATGCGCGCGCCCGGCTGGCCGATCGCCACGGTCGCCGTGTGCCGCTGCTGATCAAGATTGCGCCCGACATGGATACCGAGTCCATCAAGCGCGTCGCCGAGACCGTGCAGGCCAGCGGCATGGACGGCCTGATCGCCACCAACACCACGCTAAGCCGCGACGCCGTCAAGGGCGCACGGCACGCAGGGGAGGCTGGCGGCTTGTCGGGGCGGCCGCTCAGCCTCATGAGCTGCCAGGCCTTGCGGCAGGCGAGGGCGGCCGTTGGGCCCGATTTCCCCATTATCGGCGTCGGCGGTATCTACGATGCTACGGGTGCGCGGGAGCGCATCGCTGCGGGGGCGACGCTGTTGCAGATCTACACCGGTTTCATCTACGAAGGCCCGGCCCTGGTGTCGTCACTGGCAAAGGCCGTCGCGGCACCGCAACATGCCGCATCGCGTTAA